In Rana temporaria chromosome 3, aRanTem1.1, whole genome shotgun sequence, a single window of DNA contains:
- the TES gene encoding testin, whose protein sequence is MDLDNKVKKMTLGHEEGAGAPCLKCKDKCEGFELHFWRKICRNCKCGQEEHEVGSNNEDDHKVGKLFEDTKYTTLIAKLKTDGIPTYKRNVMILTNPVAAKKDVSIKTVTYEWAPPVQNQTLARRYMELIPKDKQPVAGSEGAQYRKKQLAKQLPAHDQDPSKCHELSPNEVKQMEQFVKKYKNEVLGVGDVKLPKDVEAPAGDKGKPDSGARSTLATVKGPENKAATAQGSAYYCFKCKENMREGDPAVYAERAGYDKLWHPSCFVCNTCNELLVDMIYFWKKGKLYCGRHYCDSEKPRCGGCDELIFSNEYTQAEGQNWHLKHFCCFDCDCVLAGEIYVMVNDKPVCKPCYVKNHAVTCQGCHNAVEPEAQRVSYSGFHWHATEECFLCSCCSKCLIGQKFMPIEGMVFCSVDCKKKMTS, encoded by the exons ATGACTTTAGGTCATGAAGAAGGAGCTGGAGCACCTTGCTTAAAATGTAAGGATAAATGTGAGGGTTTTGAGCTTCATTTTTGGAG AAAAATATGCAGAAATTGTAAATGTGGACAAGAAGAACATGAGGTTGGATCAAATAACGAAGATGACCATAAAGTTGGCAAGCTGTTCGAGGATACAAAATATACAACCCTCATTGCAAAGTTGAAAACTGATGGGATTCCCACCTATAAGCGGAATGTAATGATTTTGACTAATCCTGTGGCAGCGAAGAAAGATGTTTCCATCAAGACTGTGACTTATGAATGGGCACCGCCAGTACAGAACCAAACTCTG GCCCGACGTTACATGGAACTGATTCCAAAAGACAAACAGCCTGTGGCTGGTTCAGAGGGAGCCCAATACAGGAAGAAACAGCTGGCTAAACAGCTGCCTGCTCATGATCAGGATCCTTCCAAGTGCCATGAGTTATCTCCTAACGAGGTGAAGCAGATGGAGCAGTTTGtgaagaaatacaaaaatgaagTCCTTGGTGTGGGAGATGTCAAGTTGCCCAAAGACGTGGAGGCACCGGCAGGTGACAAGGGAAAGCCTGACAGTGGGGCCCGGAGCACCCTCGCAACTGTTAAGGGGCCAGAAAACAAGGCAGCCACAGCGCAAGGATCTGCCTAC TATTGCTTCAAGTGCAAGGAGAACATGAGGGAGGGTGACCCTGCTGTGTATGCAGAGCGAGCTGGCTATGACAAGCTTTGGCATCCTTCTTGTTTTGTCTGCAACACCTGCAACGAACTCCTAGTTGACATGATCTACTTCTGGAAAAAAGGGAAGCTATACTGTGGTCGCCATTACTGTGACAGTGAGAAGCCACGCTGTGGAGGCTGTGATGAG ctgATTTTCAGCAATGAATACACTCAAGCCGAAGGACAAAACTGGCATCTGAAGCATTTTTGTTGCTTTGATTGTGATTGTGTCTTGGCTGGGGAAATCTACGTGATGGTGAATGACAAGCCAGTGTGCAAGCCTTGCTATGTGAAGAACCATGCAGTG ACATGCCAGGGCTGTCACAATGCTGTTGAGCCTGAAGCTCAACGTGTGAGCTACAGTGGATTCCATTGGCACGCCACAGAAGAATGTTTCTTGTGCTCATGTTGCAGCAAGTGCCTGATTGGTCAAAAGTTCATGCCAATTGAAGGAATGGTGTTCTGCTCTGTCGATTGCAAGAAGAAAATGACATCCTAA